A genomic region of Zalophus californianus isolate mZalCal1 chromosome 11, mZalCal1.pri.v2, whole genome shotgun sequence contains the following coding sequences:
- the KCNK7 gene encoding potassium channel subfamily K member 7, giving the protein MGALRPWARFPLLVVAHLLALGIGAAALQALEGPPALRLQAKLRAELANFQAEYGACLPPGALEELLGTALAAQVHGVSSLGNGSEAGKWDLPSALLFTASILTTTGYGYMAPLSAGGKAFCVLYAALGLPASLALLATLRRRLLPLLSCPGAWVAGQWRLAPARAALLQAAGWGLLAAATLVLLPALVLWGLRGDCSLLEAVYFCFNSLSTLRLGHLLPRRGRGLHPVLYHLGQLALLGYLLFGLLAMLLAVETFSELPQVRALVTFFGSSGPLTAEDQGDILGQDELALGTLPPSAAAPEQAPTC; this is encoded by the exons ATGGGGGCTCTGAGGCCCTGGGCCCGGTTCCCACTACTGGTTGTGGCCCACCTGCTGGCCCTGGGGATTGGGGCTGCTGCGCTTCAGGCCCTGGAGGGGCCTCCAGCACTCCGGCTCCAGGCCAAGCTCAGGGCCGAGCTGGCCAATTTCCAGGCAGAGTATGGGGCTTGCCTGCCCCCCGGGGCCCTGGAGGAGCTGCTGGGCACCGCCCTGGCAGCCCAGGTACACGGGGTCTCCAGCCTGGGCAATGGCTCAGAGGCCGGGAAGTGGGATCTGCCCTCGGCCCTGCTCTTCACTGCCAGCATCCTCACCACCACGG GTTATGGCTACATGGCCCCACTATCGGCAGGTGGAAAGGCTTTCTGCGTGCTCTACGCAGCCCTGGGGCTGCCGGCCTCCCTCGCGCTCCTGGCCACACTGCGCCGCCGCCTGCTGCCCCTGCTCAGctgcccaggtgcctgggtggccggCCAGTGGCGGCTGGCCCCGGCCAGGGCCGCACTGCTGCAGGCGGCTGGATGGGGCCTGCTAGCGGCTGCGACCCTCGTGCTGCTGCCGGCACTGGTGCTGTGGGGTCTGCGGGGTGACTGCAGCCTGCTGGAGGCCGTCTACTTCTGCTTCAACTCGCTCAGCACCCTGCGCCTGGGGCACCTGCTGCCGCGCCGCGGCCGTGGCCTGCACCCCGTGCTCTACCACCTTGGCCAGCTGGCGCTTCTCG GTTACTTGCTCTTCGGGCTCCTGGCCATGCTGCTGGCTGTGGAGACCTTCTCAGAGCTGCCACAGGTCCGTGCCCTGGTGACATTCTTTGGGTCCAGTGGCCCGTTGACCGCTGAAGACCAAGGCGACATCCTGGGCCAGGATGAACTGGCTCTGGGCACCCTGCCCCCCTCGGCTGCAGCCCCAGAACAGGCCCCAACTTGCTGA
- the MAP3K11 gene encoding mitogen-activated protein kinase kinase kinase 11 — protein MEPLKNLFLKSPLGSWNGSGSGGGGGGGGGWPEGSPKTAAYANPVWTALFDYEPNGQDELALRKGDRVEVLSRDAAISGDEGWWAGQVGGQVGIFPSNYVSRGGGPPPCEVASFQELRLEEVIGIGGFGKVYRGSWRGELVAVKAARQDPDEDISVTAESVRQEARLFAMLAHPNIIALKAVCLEEPNLCLVMEYAAGGPLSRALAGRRVPPHVLVNWAVQIARGMHYLHCEALVPVIHRDLKSNNILLLQPIEGDDMDHKTLKITDFGLAREWHKTTQMSAAGTYAWMAPEVIKASTFSKGSDVWSFGVLLWELLTGEVPYRGIDCLAVAYGVAVNKLTLPIPSTCPEPFAQLMADCWAQDPHRRPDFASILQQLEALEAQVLREMPRDSFHSMQEGWKREIQGLFDELRAKEKELLSREEELTRAAREQRSQAEQLRRREHLLAQWELEVFERELTLLLQQVDRERPHVRRRRGTFKRSKLRARDGGERISMPLDFKHRITVQASPGLDRRRNVFEVGAGDSPTFPRFRAIQLEPAEPGQAWGRQSPRRLEDSSNGERRACWAWGPSSPKPGEAQNGRRRSRLDEATWYLDSDDSSSLGSPSTPPMLNGNPPRPSPEPEEPRRPGPAERGSGSGTPKLIQRALLRGTALLASLGLGRDLQPPPGGPGRERGETPPPTTRALSTTSPAEPPPSQLIRFSPKTPDAPASPLSLDAPGPPTPAPLLLELGVPVGQLSAKSPRREEERRGSTVSPPPGISRSAPGTPGTPRSPPLGLISRPRPSPLRSRIDPWSFVSAGPRPSPLSSPQPAPRRAPWTLFPDSDPFWDSPPANPFRGGPQDCRAQTKDIGAQAPWAPEAGP, from the exons ATGGAGCCCTTGAAGAACCTCTTTCTCAAGAGCCCGCTGGGGTCATGGAATGGCAGTGGcagtgggggcggtgggggcggcgGCGGAGGCTGGCCAGAGGGGTCCCCGAAGACAGCGGCTTATGCCAACCCAGTGTGGACAGCCCTGTTTGACTACGAGCCCAATGGGCAGGACGAACTGGCCCTGAGGAAGGGCGACCGTGTGGAGGTGCTGTCCCGGGATGCAGCTATCTCAGGCGATGAGGGCTGGTGGGCGGGCCAGGTGGGCGGCCAGGTGGGCATCTTTCCATCCAACTATGTGTCTCGGGGCGGTGGCCCGCCCCCCTGCGAGGTGGCCAGCTTCCAAGAGCTGCGGCTGGAGGAGGTGATCGGCATCGGTGGCTTCGGCAAGGTCTATCGCGGCAGCTGGCGAGGTGAGCTGGTGGCTGTGAAGGCAGCTCGCCAGGACCCCGATGAGGACATCAGTGTGACAGCTGAGAGCGTGCGCCAGGAGGCCCGGCTTTTCGCCATGCTGGCACACCCCAACATCATTGCCCTCAAAGCCGTGTGCCTGGAGGAGCCCAACCTGTGCTTGGTGATGGAGTACGCGGCCGGTGGGCCCCTCAGCCGTGCCCTGGCTGGGCGGCGTGTGCCCCCCCACGTGCTGGTCAACTGGGCTGTGCAAATTGCCCGTGGGATGCATTACCTGCACTGTGAGGCCCTGGTGCCCGTCATCCACCGAGACCTCAAGTCCAACAACA ttcTGCTGCTGCAGCCCATTGAAGGCGATGACATGGACCACAAGACCTTGAAGATCACTGACTTCGGCCTGGCCCGCGAGTGGCACAAAACCACACAAATGAGTGCTGCAGGCACGTACGCCTGGATGGCTCCTGAGGTTATCAAGGCCTCCACTTTCTCTAAGGGCAGCGATGTCTGGAG TTTTGGGGTGCTGCTGTGGGAGTTGCTGACTGGGGAGGTGCCCTACCGTGGTATCGACTGCCTTGCTGTAGCCTATGGAGTAGCTGTCAACAAGCTCACGCTGCCCATCCCATCCACCTGCCCTGAGCCCTTCGCACAGCTCATGGCAG ACTGCTGGGCGCAGGACCCCCACCGCAGGCCCGACTTTGCCTCCATCCTGCAGCAGTTGGAGGCGCTAGAGGCGCAAGTCCTGCGGGAAATGCCGCGGGACTCCTTCCATTCCATGCAGGAAGGCTGGAAGCGCGAGATCCAAGGCCTCTTCGACGAGCTGCGGGCCAAGGAAAAG GAACTTCTGAGCCGCGAGGAGGAGCTGACCCGCGCGGCGCGTGAGCAGCGGTCACAGGCGGAGCAGCTGCGGCGGCGCGAGCACCTGCTGGCTCAGTGGGAGCTGGAGGTGTTCGAGCGCGAGCTGACGCTGCTGCTGCAGCAGGTGGACCGCGAGCGGCCGCACGTCCGCCGCCGCCGCGGCACCTTCAAGCGCAGCAAGCTCCGCGCGCGGGACGGCGGCGAGCGCATCAGCATGCCCCTCG acttcaAACACCGCATCACTGTGCAGGCCTCACCTGGCCTGGACCGGAGGAGAAACGTCTTCGAGGTCGGAGCTGGAGATTCGCCCACCTTCCCCCGGTTCCGGGCTATCCAGT TGGAGCCTGCAGAACCAGGCCAGGCATGGGGCCGCCAGTCACCCCGACGTCTGGAGGACTCAAGCAATGGAGAGCGGCGAGCATGCTGGGCCTGGGGTCCCAGTTCCCCCAAGCCTGGGGAAGCCCAGAATGGGAG gagaaGGTCCCGCTTGGATGAAGCCACGTGGTACCTGGATTCAGATGACTCATCCTCCTTGGGATCTCCTTCCACACCCCCAATGCTCAATG GTAACCCCCCGCGGCCGAGCCCGGAGCCCGAGGAGCCTCGGCGCCCAGGCCCGGCGGAGCGAGGCAGCGGCTCCGGGACGCCCAAGCTGATCCAGCGCGCGCTGCTGCGCGGCACCGCCCTGCTCgcctccctgggcctgggccgCGACCTGCAGCCGCCGCCGGGGGGCCCGGGCCGCGAGCGCGGGGAGACCCCGCCGCCGACGACCCGCGCGCTGTCCACCACGTCCCCCGCCGAGCCGCCCCCCTCCCAGCTCATCCGCTTCTCCCCCAAGACACCCGACGCCCCcgcctccccgctgagcctggacGCCCCCGGCCCGCCCACCCCTGCGCCCCTGCTGCTGGAGCTGGGGGTCCCCGTGGGCCAGCTGTCCGCCAAGAGCCCCCGACGCGAGGAGGAGAGACGCG GAAGCACTGTCTCACCCCCACCGGGGATATCACGCTCCGCTCCTggcaccccaggcaccccacgcTCACCGCCCCTGGGCCTCATCAGCCGACCCCGGCCCTCACCCCTTCGCAGCCGCATCGACCCGTGGAGCTTCGTGTCAGCTGGGCCACGGCCTTCGCCTTTGTCCTCGCCACAGCCTGCGCCCCGCCGGGCACCCTGGACCTTGTTCCCAGACTCAGACCCCTTCTGGGACTCTCCACCCGCCAACCCCTTCCGGGGGGGCCCTCAGGACTGCAGGGCACAGACCAAAGACATAGGTGCCCAGGCCCCGTGGGCGCCAGAGGCAGGGCCCTGA